From a region of the Pseudoxanthomonas sp. X-1 genome:
- the mtnA gene encoding S-methyl-5-thioribose-1-phosphate isomerase, translating into MNETFDYARYDRIRPLLWTGDALQLLDQRKLPFVVEHLTCATSDEVAAAIHALAVRGAPAIGIAAAWGTVLAGRAIEAADGAEAALKLEPALQRLNAARPTAVNLAWALARMRRALQPAGADWRDVLEREAQAIASEDLAANRHMGELGAALIGEGSGVLTHCNTGSLATAGFGTALGVIRAGVAQGRIGKVFADETRPWQQGARLTVWELQQDGIDATLIADSAASHLMKTGAVQWVVVGADRICANGDTANKIGTYQLAIAARHHGLKFMVVAPSSTVDMDTASGELIEIEERDPGELHGIGGVRTVAEGIKAWNPVFDVTPGSLIDAIVTEKGVVEQPTPEKMRAAFG; encoded by the coding sequence ATGAACGAGACCTTCGATTACGCCCGCTACGACCGCATCCGTCCGCTGCTGTGGACCGGCGATGCCCTGCAACTGCTCGACCAGCGCAAGCTGCCCTTCGTGGTCGAACACCTGACCTGCGCCACCAGCGACGAGGTCGCCGCCGCGATCCACGCCCTGGCCGTGCGCGGCGCGCCGGCGATCGGCATCGCCGCGGCCTGGGGCACGGTGCTGGCCGGGCGCGCCATCGAGGCCGCCGACGGCGCCGAGGCCGCGCTGAAGCTCGAACCGGCCCTGCAGCGCCTCAACGCCGCCCGCCCCACCGCGGTCAACCTGGCTTGGGCGCTGGCGCGCATGCGCCGCGCGCTGCAGCCGGCCGGCGCCGACTGGCGCGACGTGCTGGAGCGCGAGGCGCAGGCCATCGCCAGCGAGGACCTGGCCGCCAACCGCCACATGGGCGAGCTGGGCGCGGCGCTGATCGGCGAGGGCAGCGGCGTGCTGACCCACTGCAACACCGGCTCGCTGGCCACCGCCGGCTTCGGCACCGCGCTGGGCGTGATCCGCGCAGGCGTGGCGCAGGGCCGCATCGGCAAGGTCTTCGCCGACGAGACCCGGCCCTGGCAGCAGGGCGCGCGCCTGACGGTGTGGGAGCTGCAGCAGGACGGCATCGACGCCACGCTGATCGCCGACTCGGCCGCCTCGCACCTGATGAAGACCGGCGCGGTGCAATGGGTGGTGGTCGGCGCCGACCGCATCTGCGCCAACGGCGATACCGCCAACAAGATCGGCACCTACCAGCTGGCCATCGCCGCGCGCCACCATGGCCTGAAGTTCATGGTGGTCGCGCCGTCCTCGACGGTCGACATGGACACGGCCAGCGGCGAGTTGATCGAGATCGAGGAACGCGATCCGGGCGAGCTGCACGGCATCGGCGGCGTGCGCACCGTGGCCGAGGGCATCAAGGCCTGGAACCCCGTGTTCGACGTCACCCCGGGCAGCCTGATCGATGCCATCGTCACCGAGAAGGGCGTGGTCGAGCAGCCCACCCCCGAGAAGATGCGCGCGGCCTTCGGCTGA
- a CDS encoding DUF3011 domain-containing protein, giving the protein MSIRRVLQAGLPGTAALMLSACGSVGWLFGGHDTPPGEVPVEHFSCESKDQSLKYCDVDTSAGVRLTRQVSNMPCIKGRTWDYGRFGVWVDHGCRGEFISGTGDDDGGAFDLKHKVLRCESQDQQRRRCDGRVTSPPATLLRQLSDTQCVEGSTWGWDEQGVWVDGGCRGLFRIR; this is encoded by the coding sequence GTGTCCATCCGTCGTGTGCTGCAGGCCGGGCTTCCGGGAACCGCCGCGTTGATGCTGTCCGCCTGCGGCAGCGTGGGCTGGCTGTTCGGCGGCCATGACACCCCGCCGGGCGAGGTCCCGGTGGAGCACTTCAGCTGCGAGTCCAAGGATCAGAGCCTGAAGTACTGCGACGTGGACACCTCCGCCGGCGTGCGCCTGACCCGGCAGGTGTCCAACATGCCTTGCATCAAGGGGCGTACCTGGGATTACGGCCGCTTCGGCGTGTGGGTCGACCACGGCTGCCGCGGCGAATTCATCAGCGGCACCGGCGATGACGACGGCGGCGCCTTCGACCTCAAGCACAAGGTCCTGCGCTGCGAATCGCAGGACCAGCAGCGCCGCCGCTGCGACGGCCGGGTCACCAGCCCGCCGGCCACGTTGCTGCGCCAGCTCTCCGACACCCAGTGCGTGGAAGGCAGCACCTGGGGCTGGGACGAGCAGGGCGTGTGGGTCGACGGCGGCTGCCGCGGGCTGTTCCGCATCCGTTGA
- the gyrA gene encoding DNA gyrase subunit A yields MADLAKEIIPVNLEDEMRKSYLDYAMSVIVGRALPDVRDGLKPVHRRVLYAMNELGAHSNKPYYKSARIVGDVIGKYHPHGDQSVYDTLVRMAQPFSLRYLLVDGQGNFGSVDGDSAAAMRYTEARMSRLTHELMADIDKETVDFVPNYDEKELEPSVMPTRFPNLLVNGSAGIAVGMATNIPPHNLSEVVDGLIALIDNPLIDIDALMDYIPGPDFPTAGIINGTAGIIAGYRTGRGRVRMRAKAEVEVDDRTGREAIIVTEIPYQVNKARLIEKIAELVKEKKLEGISELRDESDKDGMRIYIEVKRGESAEVVLNNLYSQTPMESVFGINMVALVDGRPQLLNLKQMLEAFVRHRREVVTRRTIFELRKARARAHILEGLTVALANIDEMIELIKTSANPTEARERMLAKTWEPGLVGSLLAASGAEASRPEDLPRGVGFIDDRYQLTEVQATQILEMRLHRLTGLEQEKLTEEYRQLLDTIAGLIRILENPDVLKEVIREELLNVKAEFGDARRSEIRQSEEDLDILDLIAPEDMVVTLSHAGYAKRQPASSYRAQKRGGRGRNAATTKDEDFIDQLWLVNTHDTLLTFTSKGRVFWLAVHQLPEAGPNARGRPIINWIPLEGDEKVQAVLPVREYAQGRYVFFATRNGTVKKTPLTEFAFRLARGKIAINLDEGDALVGVALTDGERDVLLFASNGKAVRFGEEAVRSMGRTATGVRGIRLAKGEDVVSLIVAERAAGAGAESEDEAADDVAESGDEAVLETVQDESGCYILTATENGYGKRTPLADYPRKGRGTQGVIGIQTNERNGRLVGALLLGNTDEVMLISDGGTLVRTRSTEISCVGRNTQGVTLIRLSKGEKLQAIERLDASLEEEEDAAAADASAEVPPPSPAG; encoded by the coding sequence ATGGCTGATCTCGCCAAGGAAATCATCCCCGTCAACCTCGAAGACGAGATGCGCAAGAGCTACCTCGATTACGCCATGAGCGTGATCGTGGGCCGCGCCCTCCCGGACGTCCGGGACGGCCTGAAGCCGGTGCATCGCCGCGTGTTGTACGCGATGAACGAACTGGGCGCGCACAGCAACAAGCCTTACTACAAGTCCGCGCGCATCGTCGGCGACGTGATCGGTAAGTACCACCCGCACGGCGACCAGTCGGTGTACGACACGCTGGTGCGCATGGCCCAGCCGTTCTCGCTGCGCTACCTGCTGGTGGACGGGCAGGGCAACTTCGGTTCGGTCGACGGCGACTCGGCCGCGGCGATGCGTTACACCGAGGCGCGCATGTCGCGCCTGACCCACGAGCTGATGGCCGACATCGACAAGGAAACCGTCGATTTCGTGCCCAACTACGATGAGAAGGAGCTGGAGCCGTCGGTGATGCCGACGCGCTTTCCGAACCTGCTGGTCAACGGCTCGGCCGGCATCGCGGTGGGCATGGCGACCAACATCCCGCCGCACAACCTGTCCGAGGTGGTCGATGGCCTGATCGCGCTGATCGACAACCCGCTGATCGACATCGATGCGCTGATGGACTACATCCCCGGGCCGGACTTCCCGACCGCGGGCATCATCAACGGCACCGCCGGCATCATCGCCGGCTACCGCACCGGCCGCGGCCGCGTGCGCATGCGCGCCAAGGCCGAGGTCGAGGTCGACGACCGCACCGGGCGCGAGGCGATCATCGTCACCGAGATCCCCTACCAGGTGAACAAGGCGCGGCTGATCGAGAAGATCGCCGAACTGGTCAAGGAGAAGAAGCTCGAGGGCATCAGCGAGCTGCGCGACGAGTCCGACAAGGACGGCATGCGCATCTACATCGAGGTCAAGCGCGGCGAATCGGCCGAGGTGGTCCTCAACAACCTGTATTCGCAGACGCCGATGGAATCGGTGTTCGGCATCAACATGGTCGCCCTGGTCGACGGCCGCCCGCAGCTGCTGAACCTCAAGCAGATGCTGGAAGCCTTCGTGCGCCATCGCCGCGAGGTGGTGACCCGCCGCACGATCTTCGAGCTGCGCAAGGCCCGCGCCCGTGCCCACATCCTCGAAGGCCTGACCGTCGCGCTGGCCAACATCGATGAGATGATCGAGCTGATCAAGACCTCGGCCAACCCGACCGAGGCGCGCGAACGCATGCTCGCCAAGACCTGGGAGCCGGGCCTGGTGGGCTCGCTGCTGGCCGCCTCCGGCGCCGAGGCCTCGCGTCCGGAAGACCTGCCCAGGGGCGTGGGCTTCATCGACGACCGTTACCAGCTGACCGAGGTCCAGGCCACGCAGATCCTGGAGATGCGCCTGCACCGCCTGACCGGGCTGGAGCAGGAAAAGCTCACCGAGGAGTACCGCCAGCTGCTGGACACCATCGCCGGGCTGATCCGCATCCTGGAAAACCCCGATGTGCTCAAGGAAGTCATCCGCGAGGAGCTGCTGAACGTCAAGGCCGAGTTCGGCGATGCGCGCCGCAGCGAGATCCGCCAGAGCGAGGAAGACCTGGACATCCTGGATCTGATCGCCCCGGAAGACATGGTGGTCACCCTGAGCCACGCCGGCTACGCCAAGCGCCAGCCGGCCAGCAGCTACCGCGCGCAGAAGCGCGGCGGCCGCGGCCGCAACGCGGCCACGACCAAGGACGAGGACTTCATCGACCAGCTGTGGCTGGTCAACACCCACGACACGCTGCTGACCTTCACCAGCAAGGGCCGCGTGTTCTGGCTGGCCGTGCACCAGCTGCCCGAGGCCGGGCCGAACGCGCGCGGCCGCCCGATCATCAACTGGATTCCGCTGGAAGGCGATGAGAAGGTGCAGGCGGTGCTGCCGGTGCGCGAGTACGCGCAGGGTCGCTACGTGTTCTTCGCCACCCGCAACGGCACGGTCAAGAAGACCCCGCTGACCGAGTTCGCCTTCCGCCTGGCGCGCGGCAAGATCGCCATCAACCTGGACGAGGGCGATGCGCTGGTCGGCGTGGCGCTGACCGACGGCGAGCGTGACGTGCTGCTGTTCGCCTCCAACGGCAAGGCCGTGCGCTTCGGCGAGGAGGCGGTGCGCTCCATGGGCCGGACCGCCACCGGCGTGCGCGGCATCAGGCTGGCCAAGGGCGAGGACGTGGTCAGCCTGATCGTGGCCGAGCGTGCGGCCGGCGCCGGCGCCGAGTCCGAGGACGAAGCCGCCGACGACGTGGCCGAGTCGGGCGATGAGGCCGTGCTGGAGACCGTGCAGGACGAGTCGGGCTGCTACATCCTCACCGCCACCGAGAACGGCTACGGCAAGCGCACTCCGCTGGCCGACTATCCGCGCAAGGGCCGCGGCACCCAGGGCGTGATCGGCATCCAGACCAACGAGCGCAACGGCAGGCTGGTCGGCGCGTTGCTGCTGGGCAATACCGACGAGGTGATGCTGATCTCCGACGGCGGCACGCTGGTGCGCACGCGCTCGACCGAGATCTCGTGCGTGGGCCGCAACACCCAGGGCGTGACCCTGATCCGCCTGTCCAAGGGCGAGAAGCTGCAGGCGATCGAACGCCTGGATGCCTCGCTGGAAGAGGAGGAGGACGCGGCGGCGGCCGACGCTAGCGCCGAGGTGCCGCCTCCGTCTCCCGCGGGCTGA
- the epmA gene encoding EF-P lysine aminoacylase EpmA — protein sequence MSWQPSASFEVLRLRARLNARVRAFFAERDVLEVETPVLSQAGNTEPNIDSFTTAFSGHVSAGARTRWLRTSPEYPLKRLLAAGIGDCYELGRVFRNGEAGGRHNPEFTMLEWYRVGWDHRRLAQETVDLVRQALALVGRQARVDELTYRDLFLRGLRLDPFSATLEQLQAPLASARIDGQGLTRDDWLDLLITHHLQPAFAPDCLTIVHDWPASQAALARLRPGDPPVAERFELYLGAVELANGYHELRDADEQGARFARDQQRRAERGLVQPPQDRHLLDALPLMPHCAGVAVGIDRLLMAMLGTASIADVLAFDFARA from the coding sequence GTGAGCTGGCAGCCAAGCGCCTCGTTCGAGGTCCTGCGCCTGCGTGCCAGGCTCAACGCGCGGGTGCGCGCGTTCTTCGCCGAGCGCGACGTGCTGGAGGTGGAGACGCCGGTGCTGTCGCAGGCCGGCAACACCGAGCCCAACATCGACAGCTTCACCACCGCCTTCAGCGGCCATGTCAGCGCCGGCGCGCGCACGCGCTGGCTGCGCACCTCGCCCGAGTACCCGCTCAAGCGCCTGCTCGCCGCCGGCATCGGCGACTGCTACGAACTGGGCCGCGTGTTCCGCAACGGCGAGGCCGGCGGCCGCCACAACCCCGAGTTCACCATGCTCGAGTGGTACCGGGTGGGCTGGGACCACCGGCGCCTGGCGCAGGAAACGGTCGACCTGGTGCGCCAAGCGCTCGCGCTGGTGGGCCGACAGGCGCGGGTGGACGAGCTCACCTACCGCGACCTGTTCCTGCGCGGCCTGCGGCTGGACCCGTTCAGCGCCACGCTGGAGCAGCTGCAGGCGCCGCTGGCGTCCGCGCGCATCGACGGCCAGGGCCTCACCCGCGATGACTGGCTGGACCTGCTGATCACCCATCACCTGCAGCCGGCGTTCGCGCCGGACTGCCTCACCATCGTCCACGACTGGCCGGCCAGCCAGGCCGCGCTGGCCAGGCTGCGTCCGGGCGATCCGCCGGTGGCCGAGCGCTTCGAGCTGTACCTGGGCGCGGTCGAACTGGCCAACGGCTACCACGAGCTGCGCGATGCGGACGAGCAGGGCGCACGCTTCGCGCGCGACCAGCAGCGCCGGGCTGAACGTGGCCTGGTTCAGCCACCGCAGGATCGCCACTTGCTGGATGCCCTGCCGCTCATGCCACACTGCGCCGGCGTGGCGGTAGGCATCGACCGGTTGCTGATGGCGATGCTGGGGACGGCGAGCATCGCCGACGTGCTGGCCTTCGATTTCGCGCGGGCCTGA
- a CDS encoding alpha-2-macroglobulin, translated as MESIQDQGALSPHRATAQDAPSSTRTRPARPAWRAALLAGALALLALTGCDRNKTGDLPAVSGEAVQAQKAKSVAGFGLVNAYPDQHEGQVAIALEFSQPLVESQDFDRLLHVSDDKGAVVSGSWVLDKEASILRFPSVEAARDYTVKVDAGLLAAAGGRLGKAVEQVVHTGQIEPAVAFASQGSVLPAKDTRGLPVVSINVPEVDVEFLRVRESELPRFFAQYQRGGSRGAWALDEDYSENKPLGELADSVYLNRFVLGGKPNERMVSYLPVQDIKQLQEPGLYFAVMKRVGRYSDQLQTAFFSVSDLGLHARAYKDTLFVHTASLADGGAVGGAQLRVLNAKGETVLKGETDGNGNALLKYTLDAGQVLVASRGKDVTLLPFNQPALDLSEFAVAGREQAWFDVFAWSGRDLYRPGEMVRVSALLRDFDGKPVKAGQPLYLRLKQPDGKIFRETRLTPGEQGYFAFEQAIPVEAPTGRWQVEFRTDPASQQAVQGMTLRIEEFLPERMKLDLSAPEILKPGQGLDLKADAAYLYGAPADGNRFTAKLAVAVEQHPLEKLPGWFFGDATVQLPKEAKDVVDATFDAKGHYEETLSLPDEVKPVTPVAAIVTGSVYETGGRTVNRSLKRVLWPAEVLVGVRPLFDDKEGSAANGTAGFEIARFNAAGARQPGKGLKVTLVRERRDYHWTHNEDTGWSFDYTQRFENVDTKTVDAGGDAVRVDFPVEWGGYRLEVFDPATGLTARYPFTAGWSWSDDNRGLDARPDKVKLSLDKTGYRAGDTLKVTVTPPHAGKGVLMVESDHMLYVKDIEVKAGSVFEIPVTQDWERHDVYVTALVFRGGSAPSKITPARAVGVAHVPMDRGARRVAVGLKAPEQMKPGQDLAVTVSVPQLAGKDAHVTVSAVDVGILNITRYPVPDATTHFFAQRRLGVDSYDVYGRVIESYEGDTAKLRFGGDMALGALPQARRPTAKVQTVDLFAGPVKLDAKGNARVLLKVPDFNGTLRVSALVYSDSQYGSRDTQTLVRAPVVAEASMPRVLAPGDRSMVTLDVQNFTGRPGTFKVQVDGNGPLAIGEGSRSVSLADGAKTTLSFPLQAREGYTTAQVRVRVDGAADGFKVDRSFDLPVRAGWPGVTRTESRVIDPLAPVTMGAGFADGLMPDSVRARMVVSALPPIPFAAALEDLLKYPYGCIEQTTSKGYAALVMDQATADLLGTKGLDPVKRRERMEGAFARIASMQVANGNFSMWGDDGDVVPYITPYVADFLLDAREGGFAVPDTVLQKALNRLSEDLLSGGNQFYGSNFRDHLRFANQAYAGYVLARVGRAPLGTLRALYDNDRGKSMTGLPLVQLGLALSLQGDTKRGARAIALGFDKTGDRPEWLGDYGTRLRDDALMLALVRERKLSRPEYDARVISLGRELDERRKARWFYLSTQEQVAIARLGKSLLGDAQAKTLGGTWSADGASETVQDLRLFARTFDMATLAKGVSFAPQGQPPLYASLEIAGVPRTAPAEDKSKIGVTRRYYATDGSEWKGGTLKEGEALIVGLRITADTEVPDALLTDLLPAGLEIENFNLSDAKQWADVVVDGITLTERGDAAEVKHEEFRDDRYVAALRLGRGGSGAKVFYLVRAVTPGTYTVPPPLVEDMYRPDIRGVGTSTPTTITVVQP; from the coding sequence ATGGAGAGCATCCAGGATCAGGGCGCGCTGTCGCCACACCGCGCCACCGCGCAGGACGCGCCTTCCTCGACCCGCACGCGGCCCGCGCGCCCCGCCTGGCGCGCGGCCCTGCTGGCCGGTGCGCTGGCGCTGCTGGCCCTGACCGGCTGCGATCGCAACAAGACCGGCGACCTGCCGGCCGTCTCCGGCGAAGCGGTGCAGGCGCAGAAGGCCAAGTCCGTCGCCGGCTTCGGCCTGGTCAACGCCTATCCCGACCAGCACGAGGGCCAGGTCGCCATCGCCCTGGAATTCAGCCAGCCGCTGGTCGAGTCGCAGGACTTCGACCGGCTCCTCCACGTCAGCGACGACAAGGGCGCCGTGGTCAGCGGCAGCTGGGTGCTGGACAAGGAGGCCAGCATCCTGCGCTTCCCCTCGGTGGAAGCCGCGCGCGACTACACGGTCAAGGTCGATGCGGGCCTGCTGGCCGCGGCCGGCGGCCGCCTGGGCAAGGCGGTCGAGCAGGTCGTGCACACCGGCCAGATCGAACCGGCCGTGGCCTTCGCCTCGCAGGGCAGCGTGCTGCCGGCCAAGGACACCCGCGGCCTGCCGGTGGTGTCGATCAACGTGCCGGAAGTGGACGTGGAGTTCCTGCGCGTGCGCGAGTCCGAGCTGCCGCGCTTCTTCGCCCAGTACCAGCGCGGCGGCAGCCGCGGCGCCTGGGCGCTGGACGAGGACTACAGCGAGAACAAGCCGCTGGGCGAACTGGCCGACTCGGTCTACCTCAACCGCTTCGTGCTGGGCGGCAAGCCCAACGAGCGCATGGTCAGCTACCTGCCGGTCCAGGACATCAAGCAGCTGCAGGAGCCGGGCCTCTATTTCGCCGTGATGAAGCGCGTCGGGCGCTATTCGGACCAGCTGCAGACCGCGTTCTTCAGCGTCAGCGACCTGGGGCTGCACGCGCGCGCCTACAAGGACACGCTGTTCGTCCATACCGCCTCGCTGGCCGACGGCGGCGCCGTCGGTGGCGCCCAGCTGCGGGTGCTCAACGCCAAGGGCGAGACCGTGCTCAAGGGCGAGACCGACGGCAACGGCAACGCGCTGCTCAAGTACACCCTCGACGCCGGCCAGGTGCTGGTGGCCAGCCGCGGCAAGGACGTCACTCTGCTGCCGTTCAACCAGCCGGCACTGGACCTGTCCGAGTTCGCGGTGGCCGGGCGCGAGCAGGCCTGGTTCGACGTGTTCGCCTGGTCCGGCCGCGACCTCTATCGCCCCGGCGAGATGGTGCGCGTGTCGGCGCTGCTGCGCGACTTCGACGGCAAGCCGGTCAAGGCCGGGCAGCCGCTGTACCTGCGTCTGAAGCAGCCCGACGGCAAGATCTTCCGCGAGACCCGGCTGACGCCGGGCGAGCAGGGCTATTTCGCCTTCGAGCAGGCCATCCCGGTGGAGGCGCCGACCGGGCGCTGGCAGGTGGAGTTCCGTACCGATCCGGCCAGCCAGCAGGCGGTGCAGGGCATGACCCTGCGCATCGAGGAGTTCCTGCCCGAGCGCATGAAGCTGGACCTGTCCGCGCCGGAGATCCTCAAGCCCGGCCAGGGCCTGGACCTGAAGGCCGACGCCGCCTACCTGTACGGCGCACCGGCCGACGGCAACCGCTTCACCGCCAAGCTGGCCGTGGCGGTGGAGCAGCATCCGCTGGAGAAGCTGCCGGGGTGGTTCTTCGGTGACGCCACGGTGCAGCTGCCCAAGGAGGCCAAGGATGTGGTCGATGCCACGTTCGACGCCAAGGGCCATTACGAGGAGACGCTGTCGTTGCCCGATGAGGTCAAGCCGGTCACGCCGGTGGCGGCCATCGTCACCGGCAGCGTGTACGAAACCGGCGGGCGCACGGTCAACCGCTCGCTCAAGCGCGTGCTGTGGCCGGCCGAGGTGCTGGTCGGCGTGCGGCCGCTGTTCGACGACAAGGAGGGCTCGGCCGCCAACGGCACGGCGGGCTTCGAGATCGCCCGCTTCAACGCCGCCGGCGCGCGCCAGCCCGGCAAGGGCCTGAAGGTCACCCTGGTGCGCGAGCGCCGCGACTACCACTGGACCCACAACGAGGACACCGGCTGGTCGTTCGACTACACCCAGCGCTTCGAGAATGTCGACACCAAGACCGTCGATGCCGGCGGCGACGCCGTGCGCGTGGATTTCCCGGTGGAGTGGGGTGGCTACCGGCTGGAGGTGTTCGACCCGGCCACCGGGCTGACTGCGCGCTATCCGTTCACCGCCGGCTGGAGCTGGAGCGACGACAACCGCGGCCTGGACGCGCGCCCGGACAAGGTCAAGCTGTCGCTGGACAAGACCGGCTACCGCGCCGGCGACACGCTGAAGGTCACCGTGACCCCGCCGCACGCCGGCAAGGGCGTGCTGATGGTCGAGTCCGACCACATGCTCTACGTCAAGGACATCGAGGTGAAGGCCGGCAGCGTGTTCGAGATCCCGGTCACCCAGGACTGGGAGCGGCACGACGTCTACGTCACCGCGCTGGTGTTCCGCGGCGGCAGCGCGCCGTCCAAGATCACGCCCGCGCGTGCGGTGGGTGTGGCGCACGTGCCGATGGATCGCGGCGCAAGGCGCGTGGCCGTGGGCCTGAAGGCGCCCGAGCAGATGAAGCCCGGCCAGGACCTGGCGGTGACCGTCAGCGTGCCGCAGCTGGCCGGCAAGGACGCGCACGTCACGGTCTCGGCGGTGGACGTGGGCATCCTCAACATCACCCGCTACCCGGTGCCCGACGCCACCACGCACTTCTTCGCCCAGCGCCGCCTGGGCGTGGACAGCTACGACGTCTACGGCCGCGTGATCGAGAGCTACGAGGGCGACACGGCCAAGCTGCGCTTCGGTGGCGACATGGCCCTGGGCGCCTTGCCGCAGGCGCGGCGTCCGACCGCCAAGGTACAGACCGTGGACCTGTTCGCCGGCCCGGTGAAGCTGGACGCCAAGGGCAACGCGCGCGTGCTGCTGAAGGTGCCGGACTTCAACGGCACCCTGCGCGTGTCGGCGCTGGTGTATTCGGACAGCCAGTACGGCAGCCGCGACACCCAGACCCTGGTGCGCGCGCCGGTGGTGGCCGAGGCCAGCATGCCGCGCGTGCTGGCGCCGGGTGACCGCAGCATGGTCACCCTGGACGTGCAGAACTTCACCGGCAGGCCGGGCACGTTCAAGGTGCAGGTGGACGGCAACGGGCCGCTGGCCATCGGCGAGGGCAGCCGCAGCGTGTCGCTGGCCGATGGCGCCAAGACCACGCTGAGCTTCCCGCTGCAGGCGCGCGAGGGCTATACGACCGCGCAGGTGCGCGTGCGCGTGGACGGCGCGGCCGACGGCTTCAAGGTCGACCGCAGCTTCGACCTGCCGGTGCGCGCAGGCTGGCCCGGCGTGACCCGCACCGAGAGCCGGGTGATCGATCCGCTGGCGCCGGTGACGATGGGCGCGGGCTTCGCCGATGGGCTGATGCCCGATTCGGTGCGCGCGCGCATGGTGGTCAGCGCGCTGCCGCCGATTCCCTTCGCCGCCGCGCTGGAGGACCTGCTCAAGTATCCCTACGGCTGCATCGAGCAGACCACCAGCAAGGGCTACGCCGCCCTGGTGATGGACCAGGCCACGGCCGACCTGCTGGGCACCAAGGGGCTGGACCCGGTCAAGCGCCGTGAGCGCATGGAGGGCGCCTTCGCCCGCATCGCCTCGATGCAGGTGGCCAACGGCAACTTCTCGATGTGGGGCGACGACGGCGACGTGGTGCCGTATATCACGCCCTACGTGGCCGACTTCCTGCTCGACGCGCGCGAGGGCGGCTTCGCCGTGCCCGACACGGTGCTGCAGAAGGCGTTGAACCGCCTCAGCGAGGACCTGCTGTCCGGCGGCAACCAGTTCTATGGCTCCAACTTCCGCGACCACCTGCGCTTCGCCAACCAGGCCTATGCCGGCTACGTGCTGGCGCGCGTGGGCCGCGCGCCGCTGGGCACGCTGCGGGCGCTGTACGACAACGACCGGGGCAAGTCGATGACCGGCCTGCCGCTGGTCCAGCTGGGGCTGGCGCTGTCGCTGCAGGGCGACACCAAGCGCGGCGCGCGCGCCATCGCGCTGGGCTTCGACAAGACCGGCGATCGGCCGGAGTGGCTGGGCGACTACGGCACCCGGCTGCGCGACGACGCCCTGATGCTGGCGCTGGTGCGCGAGCGCAAGCTGTCCAGACCCGAGTACGACGCGCGCGTGATCTCGCTGGGCCGCGAGCTGGACGAGCGTCGCAAGGCGCGCTGGTTCTACCTGAGCACGCAGGAACAGGTCGCCATCGCGCGGCTGGGCAAGTCGCTGCTGGGCGATGCCCAGGCCAAGACGCTCGGCGGCACCTGGTCGGCCGATGGCGCCAGCGAGACGGTGCAGGACCTGCGCCTGTTCGCGCGCACGTTCGACATGGCCACCCTGGCCAAGGGCGTGAGCTTCGCCCCGCAGGGCCAGCCGCCGCTGTACGCCAGCCTGGAGATCGCCGGCGTACCGCGCACCGCGCCGGCCGAGGACAAGTCGAAGATCGGCGTCACCCGGCGCTACTACGCCACCGATGGCAGCGAGTGGAAGGGCGGCACGCTGAAGGAGGGCGAGGCGCTGATCGTGGGCCTGCGCATCACCGCCGACACCGAAGTGCCCGACGCGCTGCTCACCGACCTGCTGCCGGCGGGGCTGGAGATCGAGAACTTCAACCTGTCCGACGCCAAGCAGTGGGCCGACGTGGTGGTCGATGGCATCACCCTCACCGAGCGCGGCGATGCGGCCGAGGTCAAGCACGAGGAGTTCCGCGACGACCGCTACGTGGCCGCCTTGCGCCTGGGGCGCGGCGGCAGCGGCGCCAAGGTGTTCTACCTGGTCCGCGCCGTCACGCCCGGCACCTACACCGTGCCGCCGCCGCTGGTGGAGGACATGTACCGCCCCGACATCCGCGGCGTCGGCACCTCCACTCCGACCACGATCACGGTGGTGCAGCCGTGA